gctgttcaccgttacaaaaggaagaaCGATAAAAGATAAACTGTCGTTGTAGCGTTTTAAGACCCACAATACGACCCACGAGCCtcagtcgctgtcactgttgaagaacgactgctctggaaggtccgttcttcgtgttcttcatcatcatcatcagcagcagcagagttttgttaaactcagATTTCagcttctctagctctccctagctccccaaactctcgacagcccttctactcgacccaaggagttaatttatacccaacagcagcatttaatccctcgcaataactccatataattctcatttactcgggaatatattttttttattttcttcactgtcagccaagatacgatcttttccacctcttctgcctgcgcaaatgatttgtaatacttccataagccacatacaaactttataagagaagatatcttcccctgtttgtccacaaactttccaaatttagctcacagtgcacccgataatatcttcccctgtttaactttgatttcctcccacggcttacttggcccattttgctcgatcaaaatgCTTGTACTAACTCTGTCCTGTGAATTCAAGCCcaacccaattgatttcaggtgttgaatctcgcaaaaacacgtccaaaaattcAACTCCAAATCATGCAGACGATAATTAAGTTTCCCTCCAATTCGAAttttcaaatgatgaagaagggttgccccttaaccaaagatggggtgcgaatagcagatgccttgggggtgacctgggggtgccccttagtaattaggttaccccttatccaaacttgggagtccgaataacacgtgtcctccgggtgccaaaatcaacttttcgagccgaattttccaaaaatatttatttccaaaaaatacctacaaatacataaaataacaaaattagtacaaaatcgagtgccaacaatatatagtattgagatcaaattagacacaaaaatgtgtatatcattGCGCGAGGCTGGGGTGCCAGGCGAGTGTGCTGGTACATCGCTTATTGCCATGTAGTCATGGGTCTCGGCTGGGCTATTGATGCCTATATCTCTCCTTGCTTATGCCTTTGGGGAATTCATTTTGTTCTCTCCATTTTGCACATCCATATTTTAGCAGTACTTTGCCTCGCCAGAGTCTCCAATGATTTCTGCTACTCCGTCAGGTGTTGGGAATCTTAGCCTTTGATGATAAGTGgaggccactcctttgattccaTGTATCCAAGATCGTCCGATAATGGCTGTGTAAGGTGAAAACACGTCTACCACGCAAAATGTGGTTAAGGTAAGGATTCATCCCACTCGGATCTCTAGTGTTATCTCCCCTCTTGGGCGAGTAGATGACCCGTTAAAGCCAAATATGTTGTATGTAGATGGTATGAGGCATTCGTCTTTAAGGCCCATTTGTTTGAATGTTTCGTAAAACAATATCTCCACAGAGTTGCCACCATCGATTAGAATTTTGGTCATTTCCCGTGGTAGCGCTTTATTTTTTACTTCCTCAACCTCGCATTCGGGGAGTGCGATGGCCATCGTGACCACAAGAGGATCGTTGTGATTAAGTCCTCCTTCCAGTGTTTCCGAGGCTGATAGGAAATTTCATCCACTCCTCCATTGCAGGTTCTCTGGCTACACTGAAGACTTCATCGCCTTTAATATCTCGTTTTTGTATTCTTCCAGTAATGATTCTTTCTCGCACAGGGGAGGTAATCGCCGAGTGCGAGATGGTGTTGCAGCCCAATTACTGCGCCTCGTGAGGGAACTCTACGTGGTGTATGGGTGCCCCAGTTGTTGGTGGAGCTGTTGGTTGCACCACATATTCTTGCAGCTTGCCTTCATTTACCATGTCTTGCAATACATTCTTTAGGTATCTACACGAATCCATCGTGTGGCTGTAGAATTGATGGAATTCACAAAAGTCAGACCGGTTTTTAGTTCATTAGTGTTGCTGACCTCTATTCCATGGGTAGGTAATTGTGTGTTGTCCGTCGATTTTCTTGAGGATCTCTAAGATTGGTGTGTTTAGCTTCGTATAGACAGGGTCTATAAACTTCCCCTTCTGTTGCTGGGTCTGATCTCTTCCTTTCCATCCTCCAGTCCAATATTTATCGAACCGGGTTGGCCCACCGTTGGATCGCCCTACTCCTTGGGCTGGAAGGTTCTGTGGTTCTACCACGTTGGCTCCTCTGTTGGTTCCTTTCACCATTTTGTCATAAGTTCCATTTTGGAGTTCCTCCAAGGCAACATAGTCTTCTTGGATTACTCTTATTTTACCCAGATTCTTTGGCATGCCCTCATGCATACGGACAAAGAGTGGGTTCTTCTTTCTAAGACTGTTTTTAAAGGCCAAGATTGCATAGTCTTCGGGGACCTTTCCAATCTCGACGCATACCTTCCTCCATCGTGTGACTAAGGAATGGAGTGACTCGTTCGGCCCTCTCGAGATTTGGAATAACGCGTCAACTTCAGGTTGGATTCGACTGTTTTGAAGGTACGTCTCTAAAAATAGTTCGGATAGATGGTCAAATGACTGAACTGAGCCCTTGGGCAGATTGTTGTACCATAATAGGGCTTCATCTTTTAGGTTAGCAGGAAAAAACTTGCACAACACTACATCATAATGGTCCCATTGGGTGAGTGTCATGCGATAAGTCCTTAAGTGCTCAATTGCATCTCCTGTTTCAGTGAATGGGGATGCAAACGTTGGCAAAGAGCATTTTCTTGGAAATGGCAATCTCAGTATATTTTCAGAAAAGGGTGATTGTCCTGCTTCTCGCAAGACTACTGCTAGTTTATGGTTAACCGGTTTTCCTATTTTTTCTCTACACATCGCCTCGAGCCTGTTGACTCGTGCTTCGAGATCGTCGTCGCTTCGCCTCGTTTcggccttctttcttcttcccacATCTCTCTCGGGTGAGAAAGAGGGTTCGATGTAGTGACGCCTTGACCGCCCCGAGTCATCATCTTACTGTTCAACGAATGGTACAATCTTGGAATGATTTGACCTCGAGTCCCCCCCTCGTCTAGGGTTGATAGCTGCGAAGTTCTCGGCCTCACAGTTAGTTTCTACTTGTTGATTCATCCTTTATCTCGCCGATGTTTAGGGTCAACGTATGATGAACCTTCAGAGGGAGTTCCCTCACGATCGAGTATACCTCGGCTTCTTTTGGGGTGTGGGATATCAATTCGCTCATCATCTTGCAAATGTTCAAGAGGGCTTTCTTCCTCTGGGATTTCCTCAATAGTGGCGAGTGGCACCTTCTTCTTGGCCTTACGTCTTAGCCTACGATTCCTCCGCTCTAACTTCTTGTTTCTCCTTTCGAGTTTCACCATTCTTTCATCCCGAGACTTTTGAGATTTCAGGATGGCTGTTATAGCAATATTATCTTCGGTGAGGTCAGAAGGATTACTCTTCTTGGCCTCGGAGCTGGATACTAGTCTTGGCAAGTGGttcaaccctcctggttgagtAAGATGGATATCATCATTCTTCTCGAAGGGGTTCTCTCTCCTTTGGAAATAGATTTTTTGGTCAGTCCTTCCCGATATCggtcatcgggttgtccctcgCTTGGGACCAGAGCTTCTCCTTGCTCTATATCGTCGAGTCCTTCTATTTGGGCTCCACCATTTTCACCTTCCCTCCAAGGTTTTAGTGCAGAGTCATCTGGGATGGGTTTCTTTGTTCGTTCAGGGTACGTTTGCATGCTAGCCTTGCTTATGCGGTGGTTGTAACCTGAGCAACAATCTATGAAAGATAGTAAGGCACTTGTAGGCGCAGTACTCATGTCAGCAAACTTCTGTGAGCTACTGTAGAGGGAATTTTTCAAGATGTTTTGGGTGCCGGTGTAGGCTGCTTTGTTCTTCGGACTACCCTCGATCTCAGTGTGAGTACGAGGTCTGACTTCTCCGTCCTTGGGGAGGTCCTGTGATTGCTATAAGAGTCGTGCTACCGGCTCCGAGGCTACGGTGTTGcgtgattaaatatttttgatggttgtagtaatgaagttcaaactctcggacttgtgaaggtaatggatttttagatttataaaaattatatacacaaaaatattaacaatggtgcaagaggtactggggtttaggattccaccgaattcatttcttaaggttcaaataatgattcttttaacaattatagctcagtaaatatataaaatatattgactcttatttttgccaagataaattctccaaatattagatgtaaatgttatgcatgaggcatcaaatcatctaagctaagcatgccgcatcaaatcaaatgacaactaattttttcaaatcataatttcaattaaaattagtgcaaaagtcatgagaagaattaaatataattacccaggtgtgaaataaggcttcctccatcaccccagtgttggggtttagctcctcatattaatcataatctcaaaatacatgtattaagctcaaaaagttgattaaagggagtaaaacaagtgaacagaaaaattgcaacagaaataactgttgcaaaggcgctgttcaccgttacaaaaggaagaaCGATAAAAGATAAACTGTCGTTGTAGCGTTTTAagacccacactacgacccacgatcctcagtcgctgtcactgttgaagaacgactgctctggaaggtccgttcttcatgttcttcatcatcatcatcatcagcagcagagttttgttaaactctgatttcggcttctctagctctccctagctccccaaactctcgacagcccttctactcgacccaaggagttaatttatacccaacagcagcatttaatccctcgaaataactccatataattctcatttactcgggaatatattttttttattttcttcactgtcagccaagatacgatcttttccacctcttctgcctgcgcaaatgatttgtaatacttccataagccacatacaaactttataagagaagatatcttcccctgtttgtccacaaactttccaaatttagctcacagtgcacccgataatatcttcccctgtttaactttgatttcctcccacggcttacttggcccattttgctcgatcaaaatgCTTGTACTAACTTTGTCCTGTGAATTCAAGCCcaacccaattgatttcaggtgttgaatctcgcaaaaacacgtccaaaaattcAACTCCAAATCATGCAGACGATAATTAAGTTTCCCTCCAATTCGAAttttcaaatgatgaagaagggttgccccttaaccaaagatGGGGTGCGAAtggcagatgccttgggggtgacctgggggttccccttagtaattaggttaccccttatccaaacttgggagtccgaataacacgtgtcctccgggtgccaaaatcaactttttgagccgaattttccaaaaatatttatttccaaaaaatacctacaaatacataaaataacaaaattagtacaaaatcgagtgccaacaatatatagtattgagatcaaattagacacaaaaatgtgtctataaaatacccccaaacttattatttgctagtcctcgagcaaaatttattcttgaaaagtgaccgagttaatctcgggtgggtttatcagaggtgtacccacaaaaaccaatactccagaccctagctatctacgaaaaatcttggaaagcactaaagaacctccttggttggcatacttattaattacaggaggaagtaccctgacgcgaaattccaattgttgtatacgagtttgcactcaagcatactaaaattcatataagtgaaagagctctactaagatagtttcacgatggacatcatactcggagtcagactaatcacatgaaaagattaagaagatggaaagaaaaatgtagatggttgaaaagtgaacggtgtttcccatatctgtctgaaggcctctgccaaggtgaacctaacctaaatgactgagataccggtatgactaatatgcaatatacaagggaaccagtggtcaataatcctaaatctaggtcaacacaactggcatatacaagggtaccagtggtccaatttattgaattttattccgtttggtcaaatgaTCTGGTCTAaaacttcttctctctttttttttttcatttttttttcaatttttttttcataaatttttttttttcaatactcagtcactctattttaccctagcagtggtaatacttgaatcgtgtgccccaccaaatcacttgaaataaaagaaaactaaaaatagaaagtgaaaaggactcgacgagatatggcgaaactatcatgttaattgtaacacctgagctctgtgcttttatgaatagactctatagatgtttccatctagtcagattggttcctcagctcctaaaaaaaaatgtttccatccacttagattggttagtgctatccttaataggagTAAACTTCTAGgcactggagtttatttattgcaactaaaaagtttctcccatacccccaaacttaaatctaacattgtcctcaatgttctaaagatgaaactaaaagcatgaacaaggagaaattgttaccatttgaagcgaaagagttaaggaaagatattaccgtgttgcgtgagattgggttacctcccaagaagtgctaagtttaaagtcttcagccagacttaagaaaggattagtcaactcgaaccataaagtaacagtcgaaataattgtgggtcttcaaaacgaaaaagagctgaccaaaggaaactacaataacccaagaaagtgaacaagaataacatgcccttatctagtttcctgattaagatatttatatctaattgtggttcaggttcaggttctatgaaagggtctaaataaaatattttcattggctgcgtttcttcatagatgggatccgaatcactaggtcttagagtctggaaaaactcaaatacgaacttagaatcacgaagtaataacctaaataattgtggatcctctaagtcaatcagatatgacttgcataattgaccacaatgagagtagtggtcatccttaagtaaatgtgtcgattctaatttcctaaagcatttaggtttagtctcacaacttaatattcgacacatttgaattctatatgttcccacatttggaagaaaactatttggtgggaaaacaaaatcaatcttggtattattgcctgggttaaccacatcaaccagagaatgggtttctaacagttgagactcttgttggatatcattaggttctagaaaacgagtacgaagatagtctcgtaagatgggtgaggcattgatgtcaagtcccaagtgagggaccttactaagagttaaagcacatggagaatgatactcacccccaaacttagagttttcggcgtctctagattgactggtcataacctccctaatttctaggtcggcaattgatttttctaagtcaggttcatcctcgctaatctctacgagttcatctaagactattgtttctaaatcgtttgactcgatctcaagataaaatggttcctctaaaccatcatcggtttcgtaaacaggacatactacatcgtctgaaacgggggtatctctagtcaaatcctcgtccttttgaataggtgaataatttttaaaattattaggatctgaaccagaaataatataatcattataaggctcaactggggtaacaaattcctgatcactattcccacatatttcagattcttcatcatcactatcctcatcatcatggtacaatttttgaaattcaagaattctcaatctttgttccaaactacatggtctatgtttataatatttctcatagatcgttagaggtgattcctcaataaaagttggagtatccatatatctctgcccacgcatatattcaccaaggtcatttccgaagacgtctcttgataacgataatttctagacatatattctcgcaacgtcatcgcaggtggcgtctcctcaaaaggattcatcaccgaagaaatataaactacagagggattctatacaatcacaaacaaggccgactcgactccaccaaatcaaacctaaagatttctagcaaacaaaaagcatgatggctccacttagattgtttctagaccagcttctatctttcgaaagggaattcgttacaatttgagcaaacccctctggaatcaatacgagtcaaagtaagttgaattgaggcgagggaagctcagtggagctttgatacccaaggcctcaccgctatcacaaggcggcgcagtcacgcattcaactcacagaaaccatcatgaactttggagtgtgcttaaagagcaaccaatatttttcgaacgagtttcctactaagctcgttaccctatcggtctcgttctattccaaattttaagcttgggttcgcgttaggtttcgttttcctaaggcgggcaagaaggaaacgatgatgaaatccgagtccttatcttgatttggacatgccttgccctttactaggaaaataaagacagtccggttcgtcctcaaacaattatcaccttaaggcagacagtaacccgcttgcaggagattcgcgggtgtttcgattggacttacctcccgtaccagacgggcgatgaaccgttgtcgtcgactcgggccacgactcctatgccgtgtgcgaacccgaggggccgagacgatatagtaatcgtcgtccttccctgcacacagtttatataataatttattttattttttttaataataatgccattccgtagggttaaaaaaaataaagtccaattgtttaaagtccaaagtccaaaaaaaaaatacggttttcctcacacactcaaaaaaattaaaaattaaaaattaaatcctaaatttgtcctttttttttcttctcttttcgctttaagctttttcctctccaagtccttagttttcactttgatcctgcaaaataaagacaaaaacaaacgtaaaaaggaacaaacaattctaaaaagaaaataataaacctaaaaaaaattctacctaagacattagaagtaattctaggtcacccatatctagttatttatttaatacctaacctaccctcttaattaatttaggttatgattagtgaaatgatttagttaaaaacaattagtgatattaaattaaaagatgggtttattattagttgagtagaattattgtgagagtagagttagagaaaatgaaggagaaaaacatggaaaataaaaaaaaattccaattcaccccctttgagtattcaagtgatgaaaattcatctgattcttcatttccatcctctcctagaatatttgttaatcttcaaaatgatccggatttggcttattttttagatggtgattgtattcttccccaaaatgaaactcaagatgaaaatgatggattttatcaaccctcttaagcaagagttataggactttgggtctatataagcttaacggaaaaactgatgatgtgaacgtagttgattcttttgatatctttgtgtgattgattgttttacgtggtagacttggaaccgtaaacttataagtcaatgcttaactggctagcataggcttcgtacccaaatttagtttggattttgaacacaaaagtgaaatctgtgaagaatcataatatgctataaaatcttttagcacaaatgttcatagtaattctaatcccttagaattaattcagttaggcctagttgacatgagttcaacccaaaaccactatggtaaaagatggtttataaacttccgtagatgattgtacgaggtactatcttgtataattgcttagggataaggatgatgccttagaagccttaagatgta
This genomic interval from Papaver somniferum cultivar HN1 unplaced genomic scaffold, ASM357369v1 unplaced-scaffold_107, whole genome shotgun sequence contains the following:
- the LOC113328113 gene encoding uncharacterized protein LOC113328113; its protein translation is MCREKIGKPVNHKLAVVLREAGQSPFSENILRLPFPRKCSLPTFASPFTETGDAIEHLRTYRMTLTQWDHYDVVLCKFFPANLKDEALLWYNNLPKGSVQSFDHLSELFLETYLQNSRIQPEVDALFQISRGPNESLHSLVTRWRKVCVEIGKVPEDYAILAFKNSLRKKNPLFVRMHEGMPKNLGKIRVIQEDYVALEELQNGTYDKMVKGTNRGANVVEPQNLPAQGVGRSNGGPTRFDKYWTGGWKGRDQTQQQKGKFIDPVYTKLNTPILEILKKIDGQHTITYPWNRGQQH